The sequence AAGGTCTCTAGTGATCTTCCACTGTTTTCCAGGAGATCCTCATCTATCCTTATGGAATCCTGTATATTTCAACTGATTAGATGCCAAAATCACTGAACAGCAGGAtagttaaatttcataaaacaaGATATATCCATATCTGTTGTTTACCAATCCCTCTAAGGAGCAGCCCTTCCAGATGTAGAGACTTAAATTGGACACAATAGACAAAAACGAGAGAAGGGAAGGGTGAAAATTCTACATATAGACACAAAATGTTTAATTTTGGAGTGAACATCTTAAGGTGGCTAATATGTGAGGCAAGTAATTCACCATCACTCCCTAAAAAGTTCATGATCTCTAAAGCTTCTGTGAATGTGGTCATTTAATCTGTCTAATCTTCTGACTGCACATCCATCTTGCAAAATGGAGGTAGAAAGAAAATTCTTGGTAACCTACCTTTTCAAAGACACAAATTACGGTACTTCcaccaaaagaaaaatatccaaACTGCAATcaccaaaaagaaatacaattaGACATCAAACAGGATCATTTAATTCTAAGACAGCAAATGCCTAACATCATTAGTACCGAACCTCATCCCCTTTTTTCACATAGTCACCCTCCTTTTTAGAGAAATTAATGCTACCAACCATTGTTGCTCCAATTGCAACAAATGCAACCTGCAGTCAATTAAGCAAAGCTTCTTTCACCAAATTGAGCATAATGAAACACAGTAAGGTCATAGAGTTCAATTTCTGAGATAACCAGTCAGAATTGTTGGTTCAGCTAAGACGGGAACAAGCAATTAAGCATTAGTAACAAGTATAGTTAGAGCTCCTATAGACAGTAAAGGGAAGGATTGAAGCTCTGCTGATAACATTACTCAACACCTTAGAGACAAAATACATTAATGTCCTTCAAAAATAGCCGCAAGGAGATGATATCAAGATAAACTGATAAGAGGGTCGAGTTATGCTCACATGGAGATTTTCTAAAGATTAGCAAAATCATCAAAAAGGAAGTTCAAAATAGGAGTCACACAAACAAAGTGGCCTGTGGATCTGATAACCGTGTCAATGAGATACGTCATTAGATCCATTGCTTTGAACCAAACACAGCCTAATGAGAGAGATGTTGTAAGATAATAATCAAATACCTCTTACTGATAAAGAGGAGAATAGATGCATCATTCTGAATTTTCAGATATTTAAAATGTCCACTTCGGATGGCATATCAAAGAGATTGTGGTTACTTCCAGTGCTTTAAGGCTTTCGTTTGGAtgcttatatttatatatgtatatatatatgtatatatatgtatatatatgtatatacatatatatatatatatatatatacacatacatacatacatatacatatacatatattctCAGACATCCATTTTTCTGTCGACTTTTGCAATATGGTATACTCCTTCTCACAATTTATGTCACACTTTCCTAGTTTACTTTTTAGTCTATctcaaaaagaatgtcacatttCTATAGTTAGAAACAACTCTACTTAAAGTTACCCTTTCACCCTTAACAAACTGATTTAAGGCTCACACAGATTTTTAAGGTTTATTTTAGACCACAAATTCTAAAAgtctttctttcattctttctaAAGCTCTGTGCCAAATCAAACAGTACCACACAAATTGGGACAAAGGGAGTAACACAAAATGTCATCCTGTTTTTCTTTCTCTCAGTTCAATCACTACTCCAGCCACTTCCTCAACCCATTTAAATCACTCTACACTCTAGGCCTATTTTCAACCAAGTTGGAACCATTTGGGCTCCTCAATTTTAAGCCTTAGagtgaaaagaaaaagtaatagaGGAAAAATTTCATTCCACATGTAAAGGAATAAACCACGTTACATTGATTGGAGGTATACAATGACATATGCTATCCACCTATTGTCTTAGGGTTTTTGTTTTGAAGTTAGATTTCACATGGTAATCAAGTCACGTTAAGCTCATTTTCTTAGAATAATTCTGTTTTCACAccctttttcttcattcttccaCCGATATAGATTTCCTACTTTCTATCTCTGTCCACACCTCTCCCAAAAATTCCATCCATTTAGTTTATTTCTTTGCTCCAAGTCCAACACTCACTCATTTAGCCTGTTAGTTCATTCTCTCAAGTTTAGGGTCACTCTTGAACCTGGTAAACCCACTTTCTCAGCTCCATGACATCTCCATAATTTACCTGAGTATTGCCATTAGCCCACTATTGAGCTGTTAGTCCATTTCGGGCtcttaaaaattaagttcatcgccatttcaaaaagaaatattCAAAGAGAAGATAGAATAGAACTTCAATCTATGTGTGAACTCTAagattcaaatataaatataggaGGGTGTTAGAGATACACAATATGCTACTTCAGTtgtaaaagaattttgaaaggGCTCATAATAGTCCTAAATTACTCTACCCATCAACTTAAAGTTTTGGGTAAATGCTTAAATTCATTCATATTACTGATACCGTTAATCGGAATCATTTACTTCTAAATTTAGCATGGCCAATAAAAGATAGCAGGACAacataacaaataaacaaaGTACCACACAACTTtctcatgaaaaaaaaaacataaattttttaagacTGGAATCAAATGCATAAAATGACATACCTTCCCGAAGTGTTCTGTGGAAATTATAGACACAACCCTCTTATTCTCGGTGAAGACATTGCAGTATTTGCTATTCACAGCAATAGGATTGACctagaaaaagagaagaaaagggGAGTGGGATGGGTGGAATAAATCATTTAGGAGGGTTTAAAAATTAATCTGATAAAGAAAGCAGCAAAACGCTGCCAAGAACAAATAAGCGACATACAAAGAAGAACTATTCTCTACATACCGTATACAGGCAACCAGGTAGCTCAAGAAATTTCTCAATAGTTCCAGATACAGGAAAGTGGAAACGATGATAGTCCTGAATTTAGATACAGCATATATCCAAAAGGTGTAAATCAGAATATAACAGTGGAATTTACTTGaccaaaaaatttgaattttgagaaattttagtGGAGATATTTAATAGTGTGAAATAGCTCCAACAATGAAGAAGGTTCACAACAGTTCTACCTGTGGTGCCAAGCGAAATATCACTAGAGATCCATTGACAAATTCACTAGAACACGTTTCATTCAGCAGACCTTGGATGGAAAACTTTCGACCCTGAGGTAATTCATTAAATGCCAAGGTAGTTTGCATCACAATGTATATGAGAATAAGCTTTTGAAACTTCTAAGATATCAAAATAACACAAACATAAAGGCGAAATAAGAGAAACAAAATCAAGCAATTCGGATAGGCTCCGCAATTAATCTGCACTAGACGATCATTACTGGTATCATGAAAAACAGCACAATATGTAccagaaataattaaaaacacaCATTTGTTAACAATAATTGGATTTACCTTGATCCAACATCTTATACTATCAGCTACACTGTTGAATGCCATCAGACGGCAATCAGCAGCACATACTGCAATATCATCACGTTCTACAAAAGCAATAGGTCTGGCACCAGGCTTCAACTCTCTTATGAAAAATTCGTTGAATGTCTGGAAACCAAATTTACAAGACCATCAAAGAAATGATGTGCAATGATAAAgagaacttaaaattttaaaatactagTAAATTATGCGAACAATAATCACATATAAATAAAGTGCATTGGATTGATCAAGATATAGTACATCCAAGTGatgaattgatttaaaatattttccattttataCAAAATGGAGCTCCCATTTGCTTTGCGGACCATTGATAGGTATTCCGTATGTAGATTATTTTGTGTTATGCACTATGCCCTCATCAGTTGATTGTATGTCCATGTCTAAATTTTACCACAATCAACTGAAACAAGTAATATACCGCAAACATTTAGCACATTTCATCTTTGACTTAAGGTATGCCGATACTTGCGTTTTATTTGTAGATACCATCTCAAAGCTACAACTACTCCTAGCAGAAACAATAATATGACATGAGAAAAGATTCCTTCAATTCACCTACTCACTTCTTCTATATGTAATACCAAATTAAAGCATATGAGAGGAATAAACTAAGCTAAATTCAttctttccataattcatagaACTGCTAATATCAGTTCATTCTCCTGCAATCAGTCCAAAGACCTAGTTGAGACTTTTCTTTTTTGAGATCAAGAATTGTTTCATTGATAATGGGGAGCTTCCATACACAAGGAGCATACCAAATTGAAGTGAATAAAGAAAGAATAAACTAATACTCTCTCAAATGAAAGCCCACGTTGCCTGAAGGTCTTGGCGTACCTTAAATTGCTCCAATGGATACTTGACTTCATCCATATTTATTTGATCCTGAAACAGAACTATTTTATTCAATCACAGCAATTTACAAGAACAAGACATTCACAGTGTACTTCAAAAGAAACTATACATAGATATCGCCAAGAAATatagaaattataataaattcaaGCACAAAACATGCTCATCATAAAATAGCCATGCAGTCAAATCACCAAACAAATGATCTCATCTTCAGCATCTAATGATTGGGGCTTTTAAGATCATAATGAGGGTAAAAGAATTACGTCCCATTTCCCATTTCAGAACCAAAAAACTGATCAGTCAAGGGCCTTGCAATCCAGTTTTCCTGTTTCACAATTTCACTTAGTCGGATATAGGGATCAAGAGTATAATTAAAATCTCATAGTACTTCATAAAGAAGTAGGCCCAAGAATAGAGTCTAAAATTGTAGTATTTACTAGGATAAATTTGGTCCTATTTGACAATTAAATTCTTGCAATGATCACATACTAGGATTTCGCACTCCAAAAAATCATTTATGATGCATATCCAACTTGATTGTATAGTGTAATACCAGAAGTAATAGAAGTGTTGAAGCAAACTTCTTCCGATATGAGGAAGATGGACGAGATTTCAGTATAAAGAGAAAGGACCCTTTAAGGATAGAGGGGATAGCTTTTTGAACATGACACATGGAAAGGAAGTTGCATTTAATCCAAAGATGTAACTTTTATCATCCAAAATCTCTTCCAGGGCACTTACAGTTCATTGCAACAGTAGCCAGGGTGAATTAAATGGGGCGAAAGCAAAAGGATAATTTAATTCTCCAAAAAGTAGAACTTCTTTTCCAAAGATGGCTATAAGACGTTCCagaaaaattgatttattgAAGAAAAAGTACAGAATCTCACTGCAGTTGGCTTAGGCTAGCTAGTGAACCTACTAGGATGAAAGAAGAACCATATATAATCAGAATTAATTATGACATCATAatgatgatgttgatgtttaacTGGGACAGTTACcttaaaaaattcaatgaaGTTAGGTATTTCTTTGGCGGATTCAGCAGTATCCATTTTCTTGCCCTGTTTTTCAGAGAGGCTCCGTAAGATTTCTTTTGCACCTGTACTAAAGTTAAAATGATAATAATCAGCAAAAAGATCCACAGCAGAAAAAGATGGGGCCGCAATTTATGAACTCTTACTAGATACTCACTGTACATTTCTGAAGTAGATATGAAGAACAGATAGGTTGATAGGGAAGTTTGGTAATACCATATCAACATCAGATGATATTTCCTTTTTCCATGAAAAAAGAACTTCTGGCCCATGCAACATTGATTATGTGAACAATAATCAAATAAAGTGCATTGGATTGATCAAGCTTATTATTAAGTGTTTGCTTTctatttgttcttcttttgATTTTCGACTATGGGAAGCAACCAAATATCCCTGATCTCTAACAGATTGAGATACATATACTAAAGATGAACTGAAACCATTATGTTTTTGAAAACCGGAGGCCAAAAAGCTACTTCAGGTATCATGGGCCAAAAACCGAAACTAATCTATATCATAGGGGTGGACAAGAtggatatacatatatatgcttATAGATGGAACATATATAGGAAAATTGCTTGTTACAATTGAAGATCTTGAAAAGTGATTAAGTCAAAAGCATACCATTATCCATAAGGCCAAGGCCAAATTTAGACTGATAGATAGCCCTCATTGACAAGACTATCTTCCGATCAATTATTTCTTCCACTAGCCTTTTCTTTCGGCGGTCATAAACCTAACAAAGCGAGGATGCAACATCAGATGCCATCAGAGGACAAAAGAACCTTTTTTTCCAGCATGTTCTAATTCTCAGACTCCTCTGCCAGAAAGTGCATGCAAGGCAAAATAACGAGAGAATGAATTGACAAAAGAAACAAACATCCAGTTGTTCTTTATAAATCTTACACGAATGCAGAAAAGAGCCATGGAGAAATAGGTGAGCACTCAGACAGTGATTATTTTCAAGAGATATTAAAtgtaaaaattcaaaagaaggCGAGTCTCAGAGGAAGAAATGATACCAAATCTTCGGCCAATTCAAAGTAATAACTTTTTCTAGTAATGGGATCATATACGGCACTTCAGAATTCACGAGAGAACGCTAAATTGATAAACAGgatgaaaatacaaataaaaaggaattggATACCAACAGGCTTCACCCAAGAACTAGAATAAGCACTCCTGGCACAGCAACAGTGTGTAGAAGCTATTTAATTTACCACCTGAATATTGCCAAGGAATCTTCAGTGATACTTCAAAATAGGTAGAGTTACAAATAGATATCCAACACTCTGTTACTACTAGGTGATAATTTCAAGAAGGTCCAATTCATATCAGATCCAGAGAGAAAACACAGAAAAGTCCCTATTTGTAAGACATTTGGTCCTGGCTGAACACCACACCGTGTCAATTTTGTATAGCATATCAAAACAGTGTTAAAGGCAATATCTAATTGCAATGCATACGGCTGAAGTCAGCAAAAGAGGAAAAGCCAATTGGTCTTTCTGATAAAGCATGTAAGAAGACAAGGCAAATAAAGCACACTTTAATGTCTAAGATCCTTCACCCAGTTTCTACGGAAAAAAGGCTGTTCCGTCAGTATGAGAGAATACCAAGATATGTGAAGCACTTGAACCAGACCTTAAACCGATATCAAAAGTTGAAAAATGGGCCCATTCACTCAGTTTGAACATCCATCTACACAAAATTATACAAGTACATGAActtcaatatttaattaaaaaaatatataataatcaaGAGGTAAGTAATTTTATTAGGAATAATTAGACTCAGAAAAGTTGCATAATTCTCACCCACTTGAAGCCTCCTTATCAGTCAAGAATCCTCCTGTCATAACCTGATTCCCAGTCCCCTCATCAAAACACAAGGTCATATGAATCATGTTATTCAACCCATCCGAAACTTCAAGAACTTCGCCACAAACAGGACAGCAATTAATTATTGGTTCCCTGAAAGAGAAGAACATTGAGTCAACAGGAGAATATAAGAACATGAAGCCAGCAACAGAAGTAGCTATATCTTTCAAAAAAGAGAAATCTTCACTTGACGCATAGAACTCTGCATAAAAGTTTAGGAATGTCCACAAAAGATTTGACAAGATAACTTCACAAGGAGGTTTCCGATCATCTCTagataaaaacatttatttgtCTCCCACAGCTATCCATTCCTCATGTACATTGTTAAAGAATAATTGTCCCATTAACAACCTTTCAGGATACATACCAACATATAAAAGAGTTTCAAGACAACTATGTTTTTTTCCACATGATAGAGCAAgataaaaagaatgacctcctttcctttttagtatgtttcaaaaagaatgacctctttctttttttggtaacaactTTCCACGTGGTATGTTTGAGACCACAAGATCAAAgggcaattttgtacatttaacctaactttaatttaggaccacaagattaaaaagtcttctttatactcttaaactccgtgtcaagtcaaactaggtcattctttgtgaaacggagggagtagtaCTGTAGTAGCAGTAGAAGTAGATATTAcctataaataatacaaaactaagcaattcttcttcaacttctgTATTATGGTGCAACCAATGTGGtcatttttaatcatataatcTTGTATGACCACGCATTCATCTTAGCATCCGCATCTATGCAACACTCATTTTGTGGATATGTTGGACTTAAGCAGTCCAACTTTCACTACAACCTTGCCGGTCTTACAATTGTTCCATAGATGATAGAACCTATCTTACACTTTGACAGGCATCCTTCTATCACATAGCATTCATGTCTAGGAATATTGTTTCAAGAGAATGGAATGCTGCTCACGAAATGAAAATCAGATGGTGGAAATGGGAAGCATTATCGGGGTGCTATGTGATAGAAGGATGCCTACAAAAGTGAAAGGTAAGTTTTCTATAGAATAGTTATAAGACCGGCAAGACATTAAGAACTAAGTTTCTTTTAAGCTAAAACTTGTGTTGAAGGCACATATAGGAACTTTTGGTTTTCATCCATTTTATTCATTACTAACTACCTTCAGCTTACTTTACTTTAGTTGCTATGAAGCATCTAAATTGATTGTACATCATGAAGTTCAATACTACGTCAGAATGTTCCCTTTAACAAAAGTAGCCTCGTGCTTCTATTTTGTGATGGTTGCTAATAGTTTTCACCCTAAGCATATGTTTGCTGGGCTATCCTATTTAAGAAATGAAGATGTACACTTATTTTATGATGGTGTCTCACATTTTCCTTTCTGCAGAAGATACTATTTAAAAGCTTGAACAAACCCTTGCAAAGACACTAAGGAAACATCACATAGAAACTTAACTCTTCCCCCCAACTCTTTAGTCAGACAATTATGAATTAACAAATGGGATCCATGTGACATTTGCATACGTTATTAGGACGAGAGAATAGTTTCCTTTTGGAGTTCCCGTTGGTCATTCCCCTTCCCCGCTTTTCTCTCAGTTCCCTGCCTCCTCATAGTTAGAACTACAAAAGTctcatttaattaaataatagagtaacacaaataaaaaagaactcATTTAGACGCTGAAGTTCATTAAACCTGAGCATTGAAGGGATTCCTAGAAAAAGTAACACTTGATTCCAGGCATGCAAATTTTACAAGGCCTTACTTTTCATTTTGTATAGCCAGAAGTGTGGCTAACTCATCCAAGCTAACAACACCATCCCCGTTTCTGTCAGCTTGTTTGAATATCTCCTCTTTCTGACAAACAGAATAAAGATTCCTTAGCAGACTTCATAGAAAATACAAGGTGTGCCTTGGctaaataaattacaaaatatgTATTTAGAATTCTCTGCAGGTTTAGTATCTTTTCAAAAAATGCAATTGTATTATGCTGAGAAAGGGTCATTATTGAAATCACAGTATGAACAGGATGTGATTTAGATGAGAAATCAAGTCCAATAACGTCTTCCATGAGAGGCTCTAAAAAGACTACAATGAGAGCTAAAGATTCTCCTCAGATGCGAACCTTCTCAGCTGCCAGTTTATTTCCAAACGCATCAATCAAATCAGAGAACTCGTCCAATGAAAGCTCTCCGTCTTCATTACAGTCCTGCAAAGAGCAACAATTCTCAAATTCATAAATCATCTCATTACCAAACAGTAATAAGAACAGAGAAGCAACTGAGAGTGTGTATATTATAATAAACTgaaaattatttacataatGTTAGCAAATGACCTTTACTTACCTTCTCTCTTTTAACAGAAAGAAATGggctttttttattttgatgacaAGGGAAATGAGTGCATTTTTTTGGTCAACCTCTTCAGAAAGAACCAATACAACTTCTGAAGGAGTGAAGGGCCCAGTGTGGGAAGTGAAAGAGACAGAAAAAGGGATGGTCCACATTGCACTACACAACGATTCAATACCACTTTTCTTCCGATATATGGATGTTTTTGGATACTTAATcgcaactttttaaaaattgagcCCATATAGGTGTGATATGCATAGGATgatcttgatattttttttaaaaaaagagagagagagagagagagaaagagaaagagaaagagaaaagattGAACCagttcattttgatgaatcaagaaacaaaaaagaaaaggttgaATGAGAGACGCCTATATAGATGAGACAGAGTCTAGCCAGCTTATGCTGCATTGTTCTTCAGAAGTGTCCACTAACAGATCACTGTCAACTAGGACGACAGCACGGGTAAAGTTTTCACATACCACTATAGATAAGATGCGCCTAACAAAGGTTTTCTCTGTCTCAACGGGATCCTGCAAAGAAAATGTAATCACATATCAGGGATGAGGGCCAAAAGAAACCTACCATAAGTAATTAGAAGTAGATGGGTCCCAGCGAATACAAACCTCAATGCAACACGAAATAGATATACGGCCAACAACTGTGGAGGCAGATGATGGGtctaataagtcaaaaacctcAGTATCAGAACTGCAATCCTGCAAGATAAGTTATTCTCTTAAACATTGGGCTAAGGATTGGTTTGCAAAAGGGAAGAAACCTGATTTCATGATTAGGAATTGGCACAAAGCCAAATTAAACAATCCAAAAAATTGAAGTTACTATCCAGCAGACATAGATTAATCACAAGAAGTGTGGGATACATCTGAAAGCATAGTATCCTTATAGTAGATCCCTTTGACAACAGAATAACTATCTCCAAGTAGAGGAAAGGTGCAAATATTGTAAACTACGGAATGCAGCTCCATACACCATATCAACACTTTTAACAAGCCAACGGCTTCTGTAGTTCTGTTAATACTTACAAGTAAAAACTTCTAAAAGCATTATCTTATGAAACTACATCAATGTCAATATAAAATCCTTGTTCCTGCACTGGTTAACACCCTACTTTGGACGTACGAGACTTGCAGGCTACTGACTTATCCAAATGCTTGATGAAAGTAACAGCTATTTGAAGCGGTTACTTCTAAAATGCTACAAAATCCAAGCATAGTGAAGACTAAGCCGCTTCCATATTTTATCTTACAAAAACCAAGCAtagtgaaaaaaataactaCTATTTGATGTTGCTTTTAACAAGTTTTCCCAAATTCCTAGGACTTGTCATTAAAGGCCACCTGTAGTCTACCTCTTATCACATATGACATTGTAAGCGCAAATACACAATTGATATAGGGAAAATGACACAAATGCTTAGTTCAGTAAGCTTTATAGGAAATGAGGATTCAAAATTTATTCAGATTTTATGTGAGTACAATTTGAGGAATGTGTCCTCGACAAGTGGATTTGCCCTCTCTGTAACAGATGTTCTAATTTCTCTATGACATAACCTTTTAAAgcaaaacaaatgaaaacaaaaattcCATTTTATCTAATAACAACAACACATCCAAGGTGTATACGCAGCCTTTACCCCTACCTTGTGAAAGTAGAGCGGTTATTTCCAATAGACCCTCAGTAGTGAAGAAACCATAGAGAAAATAATGGAGACAAGAACAGTAGAAACAACAAATAGTACGATGACCGAAGCAAAGAAAACAACAGGTAATAGTAAAATCAAAGAATACGATAGTAGGAGAGTTAGCCAATTTATCATactgtaaattaaaaaaaggatgATACTTACAAACAAGTAAACCAAGAACTTCCGCCTTTATATTACAAATGATTAATCCATGGTTAACAACATAAACATGACAAATACAGTGCCACTTGTTGCAGATATTTTCTCAATCTCAAGAGCAACTCACCTGAGAGAGAAATTCAAGTAGATCAACCTCACAGTAACCGATCAGATTGTTCCTCGAAAGTCTATTGGTCTGTACCATAAATAAATCAGTAGTGAGTAATTTATGAGgattttctcttatttattatgtttttttctcttttggtaACAACTAGGAGGCTAAAACCAATATTGGCATTTCCAAGTGCAACATCATGCaaagatgaaaataaaacaacaatatcTTCCACCTGAAATCTTAAGGAACACGATTGGgaacaaaaaatcaacaaagaGTATTCTGGTTCCTAGCATAAGACAAAGATGAGGTTTGATATTGTCCCTGAGAACTGTATATAAATCTCAGGATGCTACAAATTCATGAATGACTGGAATGACAGAAAGCATATATCCTAATTTTGTATTTGCCAATAACATTCTCAACATGAACCATGATGACCAGAAATTATCAAGATGCTCCATCACCTTTTTGAGACTTAAAATGGTCAAAAATGACTAGCAAGAGATACAAACTATTTTCACAACCACAAGTATGACGCACCTCAAAAACAGATATTCTTGCAAGATGTGCTCCGTGTTTTTCCAAAAGAAGCTTCTTTTCCTATAGAAGTTAAGGTTAAAAAATATCAGCAAAATCTCATGACACAGATagcttattaattatttatagagAAAACTAAAGAAGATCAAAATAGCTTCTAAGAACTTGCCATTATCCTCTCAGAATTTGGTGAGTTTTGAAATATACAAAGTGTCCCATCAGGTATATATGAGCATCAAAGGGGCTTACAAAAATTTGGGCTAATTCACACGTAGCTAGCACATTCCCCTAATAAAAATTGATGGGTGCTTAAATTCTTTTACATGGCATCACAACAAACTTTAAGCTTGTGCATTCACCTGTAATTTCAATTTTCGTTTCACGCATGAATCCTAGTACATTCAGAAAGTTGGCAGAGATATACGATGGCCCATATCAGATGTAGTTTGAGAGGAGGTATAAAGGTTTCTGAAGGAACTTAAGGATCTTGGGTTATTTACTCATTTCTTATGATTTTACTAGAATAATCAGGTTCTCTCGCACATAGCATAACCGAGAATGCAACACTCTAATGTAATGAGATGGTAGAACCCAGACTAGCGTGTCTTAAACAGAACAAAGATTCACAGGATTGCAAGGTCAGTGCAAGCCCACTGTAACTTGCCTAACTAGACTTCAGTTATCATACTTTGCTCGGGCTTTGATAAACAAAAGGTAAGTTAAACACTAAAAAGATCACTCAACGCCTACCAACAAGGAAAAGTTTGCATGTACAAGGACtagaaattttatttctataatCACCATAAGCATCTTAAATAAGTGAGTGTACTTAATCAATGTGGGGAAGCAACAATAATTGTGGCCAAAAATGTTTTTATCAGCTTCATCTATATGTGCATtgatcatattaaaattatatatgttatttcataAGCAACTTATAGTAGatgtaaaaaaaaagtgtttactCACTGAGTTCCAGGTCGGCTTGTCAGTTCTGCAAAGAAATTTACAGAACAAAAAGA comes from Solanum pennellii chromosome 1, SPENNV200 and encodes:
- the LOC107008287 gene encoding phosphatidylserine decarboxylase proenzyme 2-like isoform X1, giving the protein MSKLKYKLYIKCKLAMWLTKTRIEMVKENRKTKKKNLEIDIEDDLLKSELDVNTSHIRIPDTHRMGHGNSRQDCSSNDSADGTKPSRIRRLGRRLRLHSRRSCHTAASHSQTSKILKEEDFAGIALIQIISAEMKFKDKWLACITLGEQTFRTHVSDQTDKPTWNSEKKLLLEKHGAHLARISVFETNRLSRNNLIGYCEVDLLEFLSQDCSSDTEVFDLLDPSSASTVVGRISISCCIEDPVETEKTFVRRILSIVDCNEDGELSLDEFSDLIDAFGNKLAAEKKEEIFKQADRNGDGVVSLDELATLLAIQNEKEPIINCCPVCGEVLEVSDGLNNMIHMTLCFDEGTGNQVMTGGFLTDKEASSGWMFKLSEWAHFSTFDIGLRSGSSASHILVYDRRKKRLVEEIIDRKIVLSMRAIYQSKFGLGLMDNGAKEILRSLSEKQGKKMDTAESAKEIPNFIEFFKDQINMDEVKYPLEQFKTFNEFFIRELKPGARPIAFVERDDIAVCAADCRLMAFNSVADSIRCWIKGRKFSIQGLLNETCSSEFVNGSLVIFRLAPQDYHRFHFPVSGTIEKFLELPGCLYTVNPIAVNSKYCNVFTENKRVVSIISTEHFGKVAFVAIGATMVGSINFSKKEGDYVKKGDEFGYFSFGGSTVICVFEKDSIRIDEDLLENSGRSLETLVTVGMQLGVSIKKQGSVKLPNLRNLSL
- the LOC107008287 gene encoding phosphatidylserine decarboxylase proenzyme 2-like isoform X2; translation: MGHGNSRQDCSSNDSADGTKPSRIRRLGRRLRLHSRRSCHTAASHSQTSKILKEEDFAGIALIQIISAEMKFKDKWLACITLGEQTFRTHVSDQTDKPTWNSEKKLLLEKHGAHLARISVFETNRLSRNNLIGYCEVDLLEFLSQDCSSDTEVFDLLDPSSASTVVGRISISCCIEDPVETEKTFVRRILSIVDCNEDGELSLDEFSDLIDAFGNKLAAEKKEEIFKQADRNGDGVVSLDELATLLAIQNEKEPIINCCPVCGEVLEVSDGLNNMIHMTLCFDEGTGNQVMTGGFLTDKEASSGWMFKLSEWAHFSTFDIGLRSGSSASHILVYDRRKKRLVEEIIDRKIVLSMRAIYQSKFGLGLMDNGAKEILRSLSEKQGKKMDTAESAKEIPNFIEFFKDQINMDEVKYPLEQFKTFNEFFIRELKPGARPIAFVERDDIAVCAADCRLMAFNSVADSIRCWIKGRKFSIQGLLNETCSSEFVNGSLVIFRLAPQDYHRFHFPVSGTIEKFLELPGCLYTVNPIAVNSKYCNVFTENKRVVSIISTEHFGKVAFVAIGATMVGSINFSKKEGDYVKKGDEFGYFSFGGSTVICVFEKDSIRIDEDLLENSGRSLETLVTVGMQLGVSIKKQGSVKLPNLRNLSL